The proteins below are encoded in one region of Rhizobium sp. 9140:
- a CDS encoding SH3 domain-containing protein, which translates to MIALLAAFTISGIADPAWAQAAKGASGLPLPRFVSLKSKSVNLRVGPSVDYAVSWRYLKPGVPVEIIQEYDNWRRVRDADGTEGWVNQALLSGARTALAAPWMRGKGQGVLVNMRREPQSNANIVARIEPGVMLHIGQCTGEWCKAEAQGAEGWIVQTEIWGAYPGEAFK; encoded by the coding sequence ATGATCGCTCTTCTTGCGGCCTTCACCATATCCGGCATCGCCGACCCGGCATGGGCGCAGGCGGCCAAGGGGGCGAGCGGCCTGCCGCTGCCGCGCTTCGTCAGCCTGAAATCGAAAAGCGTCAACCTGCGCGTCGGCCCGAGCGTCGATTATGCCGTGTCGTGGCGCTACCTAAAGCCCGGCGTGCCGGTCGAGATCATTCAGGAATACGACAACTGGCGGCGCGTACGCGATGCGGACGGCACGGAGGGCTGGGTCAATCAGGCGCTTCTTTCCGGCGCCCGCACGGCGCTGGCCGCCCCGTGGATGCGCGGTAAGGGCCAGGGCGTGCTGGTCAACATGCGCCGCGAGCCGCAATCGAACGCCAACATCGTCGCTCGCATCGAGCCGGGCGTGATGCTGCACATTGGCCAGTGCACCGGCGAATGGTGCAAGGCCGAAGCGCAAGGGGCGGAAGGCTGGATCGTCCAGACCGAGATCTGGGGTGCCTACCCCGGCGAGGCGTTCAAATAA